GTATCGAGGAGATAGTGGGTGAGAATCGTCGGCCACAGGCTTCCAGTGCCGTAGCGGACGACTGCGTCGAAAAGCCCCCCGATGGCTGCAAAGACCACTTGCACGATGACCCCGTTCCAGGCGGCACCGGTCACCCCGTTGATCAGATGAACCAGCCCGAAGACCAGTGAGGTGAGCAGGATCGCGGGAGCCGGGCGCAGCCCGGACAAGGAGTCCCACAGGAAGCCGCGGAACAGCAGTTCCTCGTTGAACGCGATGAACACGACATTGATCAGGATGAACGTCATCACCTTGCTCGGACCGTCGTACACCGACAACACCAGCCCAAGAAAGGCAGCCAGCAGCACAGCCTGGATCACGTAAAGCACTACGACCCACCGG
This is a stretch of genomic DNA from Candidatus Nanopelagicales bacterium. It encodes these proteins:
- a CDS encoding CPBP family intramembrane glutamic endopeptidase, whose translation is MKKREFVISIGLIVAYVAGLLVWDKVVPTSVEDSINTGIAWYYAGFSVLFVAYLAVSRGWRRVGLVGRDRTPAIRWVVVLYVIQAVLLAAFLGLVLSVYDGPSKVMTFILINVVFIAFNEELLFRGFLWDSLSGLRPAPAILLTSLVFGLVHLINGVTGAAWNGVIVQVVFAAIGGLFDAVVRYGTGSLWPTILTHYLLDTAGSLGADTSMVGVGLGIQVLTVIAAILAVIIISIRYKDPVQPQASMPEDAVAA